CTTCGTTCCACATTCACTAACTGTATTTTCATCAAGCATAATAATGAACTTTTTACTTTTTTACCCCcacccaacaaaaaaaaaaaaaaaaaagatttcaatTCATTGGAGTATTGTCAGAGTAAACAGACCGCCAGCTATAACGTGGAATGGTGTCAACTACAGTAATGTGGAATGTAGTGGTGATACATGGTATTGTGACACTGAGCTTCTTTTCACCTAGAGACCTGATTTCTGTGGCAATCATTCTCACCAGCCATCCTTGATCAGCAAAGTGATTCACCTGGTTGAAAACAGAGGTCAAGATGTCATGTTTGTGTCCAACTCATTCTAAGAGATTTCAAACAAGCAGATGCTGCTATCAAAAGAATAAAAGCAAGAGAAAGCCAggcacaactttttttttttgggagaaAACAACCGTTTTAAGAGGATTATTTTGCAAGCAGGGTTGATACAGTGTGGCAAGACATTATCAATTAACATCAATAAAAGGTTACTTTAGGTTTCACATACAGATGATAGTCAATCTTGCAAAATACATGGAACCACATTTACGCATACAATTTTCATTGTACTGAGATCaagcagcaccagaacagtgagaaaaCTACAAAGACAATCTATACTtagctttaaaaaacaaaacaagcactGTTGTTTCCAAAAGCCTAATGGAATGTCTGAACAAATCTAACATGACAATTTAAGGGGTCCCTAAGAACTTTGAACTGAATCTGTGAACGTGATCGAGAAGAATTACACCAAGATGTCAGTGTCACAATACAGCCTGCCTCCTTTCTGTATGAGCCCACAGCAGAATTGCAATTAACTGAATACGGGATTGTACATGTCTGGAAATTCAAATACAAAACTGTTCTGGTGTTGTGAAGCAAATGGAAAGCCTACCCTCACAGTGATTGGTGGAAATCGACTGCCAGTTTATTTACCATACACTAAATCCTGTAAATATGAGAAATCACAAATAAGTAACAAAAAAGGGGGGGATGAGGGGCGCTGAAAAATGCACACCAAACTAGCGGGGACAAAGGAACTTGGAAGGACGATTAGGACCCCCCTCCActcacccagcacacacacacacacacacacacacacacccattcacagtcTTTCACACTTGTTCACTCACTACTTACAGACCTACACACAAATCTGACAAGGAACGACAGCAACATGGACTCACTAATCAATACAACATGTTTCCACAAAGTGACTGAATCTGCTAATAACTGAAAATTACCCTGTCACCTTACAGTGAACTGAGAGGGGTAAACTAGTTGGTCAGGAGCAATTCAGGCTGCTTGTCATACAGAAGTGGGAGGGGCTGATGGAGTGGAGGGGGGATGTATATAAGCTGTCTGTGTTTAAGATAAGAGTGTAGGTGGATTAACAGTGCAATTCCATTAGTTTTCTCCATCTCCTGCCTCTCCCTCATCTGCCTGGTTTTCTGATGTCCACAGCTGGAAACACAAAGACAGAAACACCGTTCAATGTGACATTACAACAAAAAGGGACATGATGATCTGTTACAGTCCCAAACAATATAAAACTCACAGTCAGGTTGTCCCTTAGTAGTTGCATGATCAGGGTGCTGTCTTTGTAAGAGTCCTCGTTCAAAGTGTCAAGTTCAGCAATTGCTTCATCAAATGCCTGTGAAAAGAATGTCAACTGTGATTAATGTTCAGTCATCCTGCATGACATTCCAACCATAACTTTTGGGAAACTGACGCTCTTTGATCTCTAGAAATACAGTCAATTGACAGAAGCGTCTCCCTTGAAGATTTGGGTACATACCGTCTTTGCCAGGCTGCAGGCCTTGTCCGGGTTGTTGAGGATTTCATAATAGAAGACTGAGAAGTTGAGGGCCAGGCCGAGCCTTATGGGGTGCGTTGGCTGCATCTCCCCCTTGCTAATGTCGAACGCTTGCTGGTATGCCTCCTGGGAATTATCCACCGTCACTGAACAGGAACAACAAAAAAAGACAATTTACAAGCCGTaggtaaaacaaatactaactacaTTTGTACTTGTTTGCATACAAATGTCTCAAATAAAATATTTTCAGTTAGTTCAaattttgttacttttaaatacagTCAAAGGTCTCCACTTGTTATTTTGCTCTTTATTTTTAAAGGTACCAGATCTACCTTTAACAATTAAAGCCACTTGTTTTGGTTTACCATTAAAGAAATGGAAAACAACTGTTTACATCCCATTTGGAACAATGCTAcaaatatttggttattgaacatTTGATGCAAAAgtgatttgttttcatttaattaAGCAATATCAAAAGGCAAAATGTGTTTTCACCCTTCTTAGCATCTCCAGATGCAACTTCAGAGAGGTATCTATAATAGTCGCCTTTCATCTTCAGATAGAACACCCTGCTTTCATGAGAAGTTGCATTGGCAATGAGATAATTGTCCAGTAGgccctgaaaaacaaacaaacaaacaaacatctagAGTCAGTTCAGGGACAAAATTGCTGATTTGCAAAACCAATCAAGTTTAAAAATGCATTATCTGACCCCACAGAAAGAAAAACTTACAAGTACATCTTTACAGATTTCCTTCAGTTCATCTTCTATCTTCTCCCGATATTCACGTGACATCTGCTGTTTCTTGTCATTGCCCTCAGTCTTCTGCTCAATGCTGGAAATAACACGCCAGGACGAGCGACGTGCTCCAACCACATTCTTGTAGGCAACAGAGAGAAGGTTGCGCTCCTCATTTGACAGCTCTGCGCCTTGCTCAGTCACAGACTTCATGGCTGCAGCCATGTCATCGTAGCGCTCAGCCTGCTCAGATAGCTTGGCCTTCTGTACCAGCTCGTTCTTATCCATTTTCTAGACtggaaaaaatacaaaaacagaaaTATGTGCAGTCAATAAAAAGTTAGAGAGGTTCTCAGTAACATGTAGTTTATCTTTACTGTGATGGTTCCTAACATTTTTTGGGGTGGTCTATTAAACTTCACCCTAAAAACCTAAGATAGACTTGAGGTTCTTAATAAATGACTCATGTTAAATGTTTGACTAATTGCAATCAGGTTTTGCCAAAAACAGCAAACACTTCTTAGAGATGTCAAATGAAATTTTCTTCACAACATGCTTTTAGGTGTCATTCTAACATTTGTTTAGTGCCCTGACTGGTAGGGGTTTGCAGTGAAACTCTTTGGTCAGTTTTCTTAATCAACAGTTTATATTATTGATAATGTCACAGTCCTTAGACTACAGCAGTTTCATCTATTTTTGTCTAAACCAAGAATCAGTTTCAAAACTACCCACTGTGACCATGTCTTCTTCTCTTATTCCCCTAATTAATATTTGGTTTGTAATGAAATTATAGATTTAAAATCCAACTACTACTTGTATTTGCTGCCGCAGATTCAGACTGATCCTATACTAGTTTTAAGCATCAAGTATTTTGGACAAGGCCGTCTAGTTGTACTAGTTGGCTGAAGACAGCTCAATTAATTTTTGCTTTCATGTTAAGAAACTTCAAGTTAAAATATTTAAGACTATACAAAACCCATATTGAGTTTGGTTTATATTTGAGTGGTTTGCTGAACCTGAAAATGAGAGCTATACACAGGAATTGTTAAGGTTAACGTTTCGATCTAGTTTTgcaattttcattttaaaagATTCAAGGTTTTTTAGATTTTTAGATTTTACATTTGAGTCTGCTATATTAGTAGGGCTATGTTTATTGTTACTTAATTAGTCACTAAAATCAACTCTAAATTTCGTTGCTGGGTCCTGACGCCCTCCCCGGAGGTTGCTAGCAGTGCTAGAGCGGGCTTTCCCCTTTTACTACCCACGTTTACCGATAAGTTGTCAATTAATAAGTGAATCGTTTACATTTTTGTAATTGAACTAGATCCGAGTGAGCGTTCAAATGTAACCACACAATGTGAAAGGCGTTAATCTGTCGCGATAAGCGAATGAAGTGGCTAACAGTCTGCTAGCTACCGTCGTCTGACTAGCGCTGTCTGGCTATCGGTAGGCCAGTAAATTTACAACACCGGGCCTTATTTGTTTTAAAAGTCCACAACATCAAGATAACAACAGCTGGTGCTTAAAAATAAAATTCACACAAATAAACGAACATCTGGTATTTTTGTGAATTACAGTAATTTATTTTCCACAGCTGTATCGAGGCCCGCCCAGGCTACCGAGCCTGTCAGAACAAAGTGTCACGGAATCCGACCGTCGGTTAGCTGCTAGCCTTAGCCTCCGATGGCTTCTCAACGGGATTCATCCGGACACGAAAGAAACAGCTATCTCACCTCTAAActaccaatgaaaacacaccaaTACCGTGCTGTATTTGAACGCGTGAAGTCATTCCACTTACTAAATTGGTGACTTTCAATCCTGGTTATTTTCACTCTCTGGACGACTCAGCCTCCGTCTCGTTCAGCGTTCAGGGCAGTACCACTTCCGCTACACTGGCGTTTCTGTTTCCTCCTTTCTCACCACACATCTGCCTTACGTAATGCAAAGCGCTGCTTCTGAGCTAAAGACAGCAATAGATTTTATTGAATAAAAAAGCCCAACTTAAAGCTTTATTCAggagggaaaaaaacaacaatcaCATGAATCCACGTTTCTCTATTTAGTTTATAAATAGGACTAGTTAGCTATATATGAAAGTGATTTCCTTCTTCTTTTTCACATTACAGGAATAAATGTTGCCACACCTGCTGCTTGTTCAGCTTGTACACAAAATTCAACTTTTTATTGCCAAAATGATGACATCCAGACTTTAACAGGGTAAATATTTGTGCTtttgttgctcttttatgagaTAGCCTGGACATAAAAAGTATTTGTATtagatttctttctttctttattgaacatgtaaaTCATGTTCAATTTAACTGAACGCTtcacaaaaatatgaaaaaataattgcccataaTAACTAACTCATAGTTGCACGAATCACATCAAGTCATCCGGTTCCTGAAGAAGCAAAGcagtcccagaccatcacactaccaccatgtTTCATTGTTATGGTTTTCTGAAATGCAGTGTTAGTTTAACGCCAGCTGAAACCTGAGACATACCTTCAAAGCAGTGCCACTTTTGTCTTGTCAGGTTATTGACTCAGATTTACTTAATACAACTTCAAACCTGAAGCTTTTGAAACATTTATAGAAAATAAGATGACATTTCAGCAGTCATCCAACTTTGACAACTCATCTATCCATCCCAATTTTACTGCCCTGTGTTAATAATTATAGATTTCTGCAAACATTATGGATAAAATCGAATATAAACCCCATTTTTACCATAAATCTATGATCCCACACCCTTTCACAGAGTTGCTGGCTTAATAAATTAATCTTGAAGTGCACATCCTGATCAGTGACTGAATTTATCCATgacattatttttgttttcagaACATTCATTTAGACACACATTCTCATTAACAACCATAGCACAGAAATACACTTTCTGCATTTGGGGACATTTACTCACCCTcttgattttatgtttatgtatttagcagatgcttttgtccaaagcgacttacaagtgataatcggcatgttgcccttgaggctaacatcaacaataacaacaacttgacatcaatcatggagaggaggaaacaaaggagtggacggtggggggggggggggggtgctagttaagaagatgctctctgaagagcagggtcttcaggagtttcttgaaaactgaaaaggaagctgctgttctggtagtgcttggaaggtcattccacatttgtggaacgatgcatgagaagagtctggattttaGACTTTCAGGAGCTGGGAAATGATGGGTGGTGTGAGGTTAAGCCACTGAGGACAAGGACACACATTCTTGTTCTTTGCATTTTAAATGTGTATTAAAGTTAAAATAACCAATCAAATTCTCTTGACTATGATCAAACCATCTCTGCACTCCTATGGATAAGAATAGGCTAATGTTTTTCTTTGTTATTGTACTGAACAACAGTAAAAGTCTCCAAACTTTCATTATCAAAGTACATGCAAAGCATGCTTCAACTTTCCACATCACATTTGTGGACAGAACCCATCTCGCACAGCTCCCATCATCCTAAGAACGTAATGTTCTGTTCAACAGAATTTTAACTTCTCATTTAGAGAGCGTTTCACCTGCTTTTATGCtggcatttttgtatttttgattatATAAAAAATACTtgaaaataatccttaaatatctCAGCCGACAGAAATCTACTTGATTTATAACAATTTTTCCACATTGTTACACCACCATACATTCTGGCTTATCCAAAATGTTTTCTAATTATAAATTAATATTGAGTTGATGTATGTTTTTGCCTTTTAGCTTTTTTCAGAAATACCACCCTCAGAAGCTCACTGTAACAAAAAATATGAGGATTGGACTTCACATGTTGCCCTCCACACTTTGTGGTTCAACGCAACTCCCACAGCTAAATCCACTGGTGTGTAGGTACGTTCAGTGGGAATTTGCAAATAACTCCATCTTTCATGGATATGCAaacaaagagtcagagtacccggcccggaggttacggggtcccaccctggagccaggcctggggttggggcccgtgagcgtgcacctggtggccgggctttcgcccatggggcccggccaggcccagcccgaaccggatacatgggctcatccaactgtggacccaccacccgcaggaggaacatgaagggtccagtgcagtgtggatcgggtggcagaccgaggcgggagccttggcggtccgatccccggacaacgaAACTGGTttctgggacatggaacgtcacctcgctggtggggaaggagcaggagcttttggcagaggttgagcgatactggctagatatagtcggactcacctcgtccctcgacacatagcattggctctggaacccaagtccttgagaggggttggacactctcctttgctggagttgctccgggtgagaggcagagggctggggttggctttttgttagccccaagactctctgcctgtgtgttggggtttaccccgaggGACGAGAGGGtatcttccctgcgccttcgggtcggggaacgggtcctgactgttgtttgtgcttatgggccaaatatcagttcagagtacccaacctttttggagtccctgggaagaGTGCTAGAtattgctccatcaggggactccattttcctgctgggggacttcaatgctcacgtgggaaataacagcatgacctggaggggtgtgattgggaggaacggcccgcctgatctgaactcgagtggtgtttcgttattggacttctgtgcaagccacagtttggccataacgaacaccatgctcgaacttaaggatgcccatcggtacagggcagcctaggtcgcagataGACTTTGTagacgtatcatctgacctgtggctgtatgttttggacacccgagtgaagagaggagcgaagctgtcaactgatcaccacctggtggtgagttggatcagatggcaggggaagatgccgcgtagacctggcagacccaaatgcatagtgagggtctgctgggaacacctggcagaagaacctgtcaagacggtcttcaactcccacctcaggcagagctttgaccgcgttccgagagcagtgggggacattgactccgagtgggccttgttccactctgcgattgttgaggtggccggagccagtcgtggtggcaacccccgtacccactggtggacaccagaggttttgggagctgtcaggctgaagaaggaggcctacagggcgtggctggtctgtgggtctcctgaGGAAGCAGACAGGTACTagctagccaagcggggtgcagcagtggcagttgccgaggcaaaatctcgggcatgggaggagtttggtgaggccatggagaaagactatcgatcggctccaaagaggttctggcaaactgtccggcgcctcaggagaggaaggcagcaactcgctcacagtgtttacagtggggatggggagctgctgacgtcaactggggctatagttggacggtggaaggaatactttgaggagctcctcaattccacctacgcacattctgaggaggaaccagagccgggagacctggggatggactgtccaatctcgggagcAGAAGTTGCTGAGATAGTCAAAAAaccacacagcggcagagccccgggggcggatgagattcgtcctgggtatctcaaggctatggatgttgtagggttgtcgtggttgacacgtctctgcaacattgcatggtcatcaggggcagttcctgtagagtggcagaccggggtggtggttcccatctttaagaagggtgacgtgagggtgtgttccaactatagggggatcacactcctcagcctccctggaaaggtctactccaaggtactggagaggagggtccgagcgatagttgaatctcagattgaggaggagcaatgtggttttcgtcctggccgtggaactgtggaccaggtctatacccttgcaagggtgttggagggggcatgggagtttgcccaaccaatccacatgtgttttgtggatttggagaaggcttatgaccgtgtccccaggggcaccctgtgggggacgctccaggagtatggggtgggtggttttctgttaagggccattcagtccctttaccagaggagtgcaagtttggtccgcatagccggtagtaagtcggacctgttcccggtgagggttggactccgccacagctgccctttgtcaccggttctgttcattacctttatggacagaatttctaggcgcagccgtggtgtggagtgtgtcgagtttggtggcaggagaatctcgtctctgctttttgcagatgatgtggtcctcctggcttcatccagctctgaccttcaggtcttgctgggtaggttcgcggccaagtgtgaagcggctgggatgaggatcagcacctccaaatctgagaccatggttctcgaccggaaaagggtggcttgccaactccgggtcgggagagaggtcctacctcaagtggaggagttgaagtatcttggggtcttgttcacgagtaagggtaggagggatcgggagatcgacaggcagattggttcagcgtctgcagtgatgcggacgctgagccgatctgtcgtggtgaagagggagctgagccagaaagccagactctcgatttactggtcgatctacgtcccaatcctcacctattgtcatgagctttgggtaatgactgaaagaacgagattgcggatacaagcggccgaaatgagtttcctccgtagggtggccgggctcagccttagagatagggtgaggagctcgggcattcgggtgggactcagagtagaaccgctgctcctccggatcgaaaggagtcagctgaggtagtttgggcatctggtcaggatggctcctggacgcctccttggggaggtgttttgggcatgtcctgccggcaggaggccctgggtcgacccaggacacgttggagaggttacatctcctatctggtccgggaatgccttgggg
The sequence above is a segment of the Nothobranchius furzeri strain GRZ-AD chromosome 15, NfurGRZ-RIMD1, whole genome shotgun sequence genome. Coding sequences within it:
- the LOC107391080 gene encoding 14-3-3 protein beta/alpha-1; its protein translation is MDKNELVQKAKLSEQAERYDDMAAAMKSVTEQGAELSNEERNLLSVAYKNVVGARRSSWRVISSIEQKTEGNDKKQQMSREYREKIEDELKEICKDVLGLLDNYLIANATSHESRVFYLKMKGDYYRYLSEVASGDAKKVTVDNSQEAYQQAFDISKGEMQPTHPIRLGLALNFSVFYYEILNNPDKACSLAKTAFDEAIAELDTLNEDSYKDSTLIMQLLRDNLTLWTSENQADEGEAGDGEN